A stretch of Rhodospirillales bacterium DNA encodes these proteins:
- a CDS encoding type II toxin-antitoxin system prevent-host-death family antitoxin produces MSITVKVADAKTRLSELLAKVEAGEEVIIARGSAPIAKLTRIDARARRRAAIGALRAERTRLGPVTTKEILSWRGEGRRH; encoded by the coding sequence ATGAGCATCACCGTCAAGGTCGCGGACGCCAAGACCCGGCTCTCCGAGCTTCTGGCGAAAGTCGAAGCCGGGGAAGAAGTGATCATCGCGCGCGGCAGCGCGCCGATCGCGAAGCTCACGCGCATCGACGCGCGCGCGCGGCGGCGCGCGGCGATCGGCGCCTTGCGGGCGGAACGAACGCGGCTCGGCCCCGTGACGACGAAGGAAATCCTGTCCTGGCGGGGCGAGGGCCGCCGTCACTGA